One window of Chloroflexus aggregans DSM 9485 genomic DNA carries:
- a CDS encoding hybrid sensor histidine kinase/response regulator: MSQMPQILYIEDNPDNQRLVQRVLSARGYQVVIAEDGPQGLALARTSHPALVLVDLGIPGLDGYETTTRLRSLPHMHGVPIIALTADASPGSRERALVAGCDGYLSKPIDARALPAQIAEFIDGRRERLPATMETELLRSYNQKLVERLEARVRELTIANAQLQDLDRMKDQFLATLSHELRTPLTSLLGYLELFDRGMLGPLNPQQEEAIRVMRRSGEILARQLNNLLYFQEVRSRSFSFVQLQPLDILRPLIAAARERAAQAQLQFDVVLSEIKPIEIDRSAFEQMVRNLLDNAFQYTPPGGRVRLIVRDEPTRLIIRVEDTGIGIAPAEHEKIFLPFYQVDHSLARGYAGSGLGLAIVRHIVDAHGGQIALRSALGEGSAFTVALPRRL; encoded by the coding sequence ATGAGCCAAATGCCGCAAATCTTGTACATTGAGGATAACCCCGACAACCAACGTTTGGTGCAGCGGGTGCTATCGGCACGCGGTTACCAGGTGGTGATTGCCGAAGATGGGCCGCAAGGGCTTGCACTGGCCCGTACCAGTCATCCGGCGTTAGTGTTGGTCGATCTTGGTATCCCCGGTCTCGACGGGTATGAGACAACGACCCGTCTCCGTTCATTACCGCATATGCACGGGGTACCGATCATTGCCCTGACCGCCGATGCTTCACCGGGTTCGCGTGAACGAGCGCTTGTCGCCGGATGTGATGGTTATCTCAGTAAACCGATTGATGCCCGTGCGTTACCGGCCCAGATCGCCGAGTTTATCGATGGACGGCGTGAGCGGTTGCCCGCTACTATGGAGACAGAGCTGCTGCGGTCGTACAATCAGAAGCTGGTTGAACGGCTCGAGGCGCGGGTACGTGAGCTGACCATCGCCAACGCCCAGTTGCAAGACCTCGACCGCATGAAGGACCAGTTCCTTGCTACCCTCTCGCACGAGCTGCGTACCCCGCTCACCTCGCTGCTTGGCTATCTCGAATTGTTCGACCGTGGGATGCTCGGTCCGCTCAATCCCCAGCAAGAAGAGGCTATTCGGGTGATGCGGCGCAGCGGCGAGATTTTGGCCCGTCAGTTAAACAATCTGCTCTATTTTCAGGAAGTTCGTAGCCGTTCATTCAGCTTTGTCCAGTTACAGCCACTCGATATTTTGCGTCCGCTGATCGCAGCGGCTCGTGAACGGGCTGCCCAGGCCCAATTGCAATTTGACGTGGTTCTCTCGGAGATAAAGCCGATTGAAATCGACCGCTCGGCGTTTGAACAGATGGTACGGAACTTGCTTGATAATGCGTTCCAGTACACGCCACCGGGTGGGCGGGTACGTTTGATCGTGCGTGATGAACCGACGCGGTTGATTATCCGGGTTGAAGATACCGGTATCGGGATTGCCCCTGCCGAGCACGAAAAAATCTTTCTCCCTTTCTACCAGGTCGATCATTCGCTCGCCCGTGGTTATGCCGGTAGCGGATTGGGGTTGGCGATTGTCCGCCATATCGTCGATGCGCACGGAGGGCAAATTGCGTTGCGCAGCGCCCTCGGTGAAGGGAGTGCATTCACCGTGGCGCTGCCCCGCCGATTGTGA
- a CDS encoding ABC transporter ATP-binding protein: MSHGFDDDTILGKAYDGRLVRRLAGYVIPYWGRLSLAIGLLLGAILTDLLPPLLIQQAIDGPISAGAVDGVWPYFVAFLGALLTNFAFRYSHSYFINSVGQQVMKDLRVAIFRHILSQSLSFFNRNPVGRLITRITNDVDALNEFLTQGVVMIIADLLTLIGIIVVLFVLNWRLALISVAILPVLALIVAIYQRFMRTTYRLVRQRLARINAFLSEQISGILVTQLFNGEHRSRAHFERLSDEYMQANIRSVLIFAIFIPSVNLLATIGTAGLLWGGGNGVLAGWASLGTLAAFIQYLERAFQPIRNLAERYTVLQSAMASAERIFTVLDTQAEVRDPDRPRPLPKPVRGEIALHNVVFGYDPAEPVLRGITLHIPPGQSVAIVGATGAGKSSLVGLLARFYDVQSGQITLDGVDIREVAQAELRRHIAAVPQDPVCFSGTIAGNIRLHNTEISDDQVRAAAELVGAHRFIERLPGGYEYEVRERGANLSIGQRQLLAFARAIAFNPEVLLILDEATSSVDTETEALIQEALTRLMRGRTSIIIAHRLSTIRHVDRIIVLHKGRVVEDGTHEELLARRGYYYRLYQLQFIEV, translated from the coding sequence ATGTCACACGGGTTTGATGACGATACTATTCTGGGAAAAGCCTACGATGGCCGGCTGGTGCGCCGCTTGGCCGGTTATGTCATCCCATATTGGGGTCGGTTGAGTTTGGCAATTGGCTTGCTACTTGGGGCAATTCTGACCGATCTGCTGCCCCCATTGCTCATCCAACAAGCTATCGATGGCCCGATCAGTGCCGGCGCTGTCGATGGGGTCTGGCCTTATTTTGTGGCGTTTCTCGGTGCGTTGCTGACCAACTTTGCGTTTCGTTATAGTCACTCCTATTTCATCAACAGCGTCGGGCAGCAGGTCATGAAAGATCTGCGCGTGGCGATCTTTCGTCATATTCTGTCACAGAGTCTCTCCTTCTTTAACCGCAATCCGGTCGGACGCTTGATTACCCGAATTACCAACGATGTCGATGCCCTCAACGAGTTTTTGACGCAGGGCGTGGTGATGATCATCGCCGACCTGCTCACCCTGATCGGGATTATCGTTGTCTTGTTCGTTCTCAATTGGCGACTGGCCCTGATTAGTGTGGCGATATTGCCGGTATTGGCCCTGATTGTGGCGATTTACCAGCGGTTTATGCGCACGACCTATCGGCTTGTGCGGCAGCGCTTGGCCCGGATCAACGCCTTCCTCAGCGAGCAAATTAGCGGTATCCTCGTGACCCAGTTGTTCAACGGCGAACATCGCAGCCGCGCACATTTTGAGCGTCTCAGTGACGAATATATGCAGGCTAACATTCGTTCGGTGCTCATCTTTGCCATTTTCATTCCGTCGGTCAACCTCCTCGCTACCATTGGCACCGCCGGGTTACTCTGGGGCGGAGGTAATGGCGTACTGGCCGGCTGGGCCTCGCTCGGCACACTCGCCGCGTTTATCCAATATCTTGAACGTGCCTTCCAACCCATCCGCAATCTCGCCGAACGCTATACCGTTCTGCAATCGGCCATGGCATCTGCCGAGCGCATCTTCACCGTACTCGACACCCAAGCCGAAGTGCGCGATCCGGATCGGCCCCGTCCACTCCCCAAACCGGTACGTGGCGAGATCGCGCTGCACAATGTCGTCTTCGGCTACGATCCGGCAGAACCGGTCCTACGCGGCATTACGCTGCACATTCCCCCCGGGCAGTCGGTAGCGATTGTCGGGGCAACCGGCGCCGGCAAGAGTTCGTTGGTCGGATTACTCGCCCGCTTTTACGATGTGCAATCTGGTCAGATTACACTCGACGGTGTCGACATTCGCGAAGTGGCGCAAGCCGAACTACGCCGCCATATTGCTGCCGTCCCCCAAGACCCGGTCTGCTTTAGCGGCACGATTGCCGGTAATATTCGCCTCCACAATACGGAAATTAGTGACGACCAGGTACGAGCCGCCGCCGAACTGGTCGGCGCACACCGTTTCATCGAGCGGCTCCCCGGCGGTTACGAGTACGAGGTACGTGAGCGTGGCGCCAATCTCTCGATCGGCCAACGCCAATTGCTTGCGTTTGCACGCGCTATTGCCTTCAATCCAGAGGTATTGCTCATTCTCGACGAAGCAACCAGTAGCGTTGATACCGAAACCGAAGCTTTGATCCAAGAGGCACTCACCCGCTTGATGCGTGGTCGTACCAGCATCATCATTGCCCATCGGTTGAGCACGATACGGCATGTTGATCGGATTATCGTGTTACACAAGGGGCGAGTGGTCGAAGACGGCACTCATGAGGAGCTGCTAGCCCGACGTGGTTACTACTACCGATTATATCAATTGCAGTTTATCGAGGTCTAA
- a CDS encoding ABC transporter ATP-binding protein: MHHLRILFPYLRRYQHRLLLGCLAAALGAIVSSLGPLVLRFAVDSLAGGVIDPRQLLIFGGVLIGLTLLDGALKFTQRMLIAVTSYRIEKDIRTDLFNRLLSLDQAFYQRHYTGDLMARLTNDLSAVRQFLGPGLNGAATALLTFLAAAVLMFVTQPLLALLVVLLLPMATIVFVVIGSRMRQIFHRVQDQFGVLSTRAQESFAGIRTIKAFAQEEAEIAVFTNDNERYRDLNLRYVLLSGALWPAMTLCLGLISALILLIGGQMVAAGTLTIGELVQFNAYLALLAFPMIILGWMVNLYQQATASLERLNGILRCQPTITSPPTPRRPTGHGTIEFRGVGLRADSNDRWLLRNLSFTVPAGSSLAIVGATGAGKTTLVNLIGRVCDPDEGQVLIDGVDVRDLDLAALRQMIGYVPQESFLFSLPLQENIGFGVSDIDPLRLKRVIEVSRLVNDLDRFPGGLETMVGERGVTLSGGQKQRVAIARALMRDPRILILDDALSSVDTHTAAQILAGLRVEMRGRTTIIIAQRIATVRDADQIIVLEDGQIVEQGSHQTLLARNGRYAAMYRRELLAAELDQEENT, from the coding sequence ATGCATCACCTGCGTATCCTGTTTCCGTACCTACGCCGTTACCAACATCGTCTGCTCCTCGGCTGCTTGGCCGCCGCGCTCGGCGCCATTGTTAGCTCACTCGGCCCACTGGTGTTGCGCTTCGCCGTTGATAGTCTGGCCGGTGGTGTGATCGACCCTCGCCAATTACTGATCTTTGGTGGTGTGTTGATCGGGTTGACCCTCCTCGATGGCGCACTCAAGTTTACGCAACGAATGCTGATTGCCGTCACTTCCTACCGAATCGAGAAAGATATACGCACCGATCTGTTTAACCGTTTGCTCAGCCTCGATCAGGCTTTTTACCAGCGCCACTATACCGGCGATCTGATGGCCCGTCTGACCAATGACCTGAGCGCCGTGCGCCAGTTCCTCGGTCCCGGTCTCAACGGTGCAGCGACTGCTTTGCTCACCTTCTTGGCAGCCGCCGTGCTGATGTTCGTGACCCAGCCGTTACTGGCGCTGCTGGTCGTGCTTTTGTTGCCGATGGCAACCATCGTCTTTGTCGTGATCGGCAGCCGGATGCGCCAGATTTTTCACCGCGTCCAGGATCAGTTCGGTGTCTTGTCGACCCGTGCCCAAGAGAGTTTTGCCGGTATTCGCACGATTAAGGCATTTGCCCAGGAAGAAGCTGAGATTGCCGTCTTTACGAACGATAACGAACGCTACCGCGACCTTAATCTGCGCTATGTGTTGTTGTCAGGTGCGCTCTGGCCGGCGATGACCCTCTGCCTTGGTCTGATCTCGGCATTGATCTTGCTCATCGGCGGGCAAATGGTTGCTGCCGGTACGTTGACCATCGGTGAGTTGGTTCAGTTTAACGCCTATTTGGCTTTGCTGGCGTTCCCCATGATTATTTTAGGATGGATGGTCAATTTATATCAACAAGCTACTGCGTCACTCGAACGGTTGAACGGGATCCTGCGCTGCCAACCCACCATTACTTCACCGCCAACCCCACGGCGACCGACCGGTCATGGAACTATCGAATTTCGCGGTGTTGGCCTACGCGCCGATAGTAATGACCGCTGGTTGCTGCGCAATCTGTCGTTTACCGTTCCCGCCGGCAGCTCTCTGGCAATTGTCGGTGCGACCGGCGCCGGCAAAACGACGCTGGTTAACTTGATCGGGCGGGTGTGTGACCCCGATGAAGGACAGGTGCTTATCGATGGAGTTGATGTGCGAGACCTCGATTTGGCTGCCCTCCGCCAGATGATCGGGTATGTGCCACAAGAGAGTTTTCTGTTCAGTCTACCGCTGCAAGAAAATATCGGGTTTGGTGTTTCCGACATTGACCCACTACGCCTGAAGCGAGTCATCGAGGTGTCGCGGTTGGTAAACGATCTCGACCGGTTTCCCGGCGGCCTCGAGACAATGGTCGGTGAACGCGGGGTTACGCTATCGGGCGGACAGAAGCAGCGTGTGGCAATCGCCCGTGCGCTGATGCGCGACCCACGTATTCTGATTCTCGATGATGCGTTGAGTAGCGTCGATACCCACACTGCAGCCCAGATCCTGGCCGGGTTGCGGGTTGAGATGCGTGGACGAACAACGATCATTATCGCGCAACGCATCGCAACAGTACGCGATGCCGATCAAATAATCGTACTTGAAGATGGTCAGATCGTTGAGCAGGGGTCACATCAGACGTTACTTGCCCGCAACGGTCGCTACGCCGCGATGTATCGTCGGGAGTTACTCGCTGCCGAACTAGACCAAGAAGAGAACACTTAA
- the pufB gene encoding light-harvesting antenna LH1, beta subunit, with protein sequence MRDDDDLVPPKWRPLFNNQDWLLHDIVVKSFYGFGVIAAIAHLLVYLWKPWLP encoded by the coding sequence ATGCGCGACGATGACGATCTGGTACCACCGAAATGGCGCCCGTTGTTTAACAACCAGGACTGGCTGCTCCACGACATCGTCGTGAAGTCATTCTATGGCTTCGGTGTCATTGCAGCGATTGCGCACCTGCTGGTTTATCTGTGGAAACCGTGGCTTCCCTAA
- the pufA gene encoding light-harvesting protein: MQPRSPVRTNIVIFTILGFVVALLIHFIVLSSPEYNWLSDSGGALLLSTARALFGI; encoded by the coding sequence ATGCAGCCTCGCAGCCCGGTACGAACGAACATCGTCATTTTTACCATTCTTGGTTTTGTTGTGGCGTTGCTCATTCACTTCATCGTACTAAGCAGCCCAGAGTACAACTGGCTATCGGATTCTGGTGGCGCGCTGTTGCTCAGCACAGCACGTGCATTGTTTGGAATCTGA
- the puf2C gene encoding cytochrome c-554 Puf2C translates to MQSSRPSDRQLAIVVSVAVGIIVAVITTATFWWVYDLTLGRAQRAAAQTAGARWSPSDGIKRITESQPITPTDGRQNWLGQQAWNEGVQAGQAWVQQFPNTVNVQVLVGMSSAQIWTYMQQYVSGGLGVGCQYCHNINNFASDEYPQKIAARNMLRLVRDINAQFIVNLPAWKGNYVQCATCHNNAPVNMEAVGAQFINSVPPIKVTVDPLDANGQPILDPAQKPEEIRGQVLLKDAILYYIYNYQVWKPFDPADPESGRGSLALTYEGGRTQDQVTINQNVMNYQSWSLGVGCTFCHNSRNFVAYELNPAGDNVLNPAYAYNKLKTQRMLLLTTWLAENWTKYGAIGKADVPTGKDAASPYSYRRLGDGQVYNIPGCYTCHRGNNIPLTSINQANIPAGDAGVVVLPPQIRGN, encoded by the coding sequence ATGCAATCGTCACGACCAAGTGATCGACAATTGGCGATCGTTGTTTCGGTGGCGGTGGGAATTATCGTCGCGGTCATAACCACTGCAACCTTCTGGTGGGTCTACGATCTGACGTTGGGCCGTGCGCAACGGGCGGCGGCACAGACGGCCGGCGCGCGTTGGAGCCCAAGTGATGGTATCAAGCGCATCACCGAGTCGCAACCGATCACGCCCACCGATGGCCGGCAGAATTGGTTGGGCCAGCAAGCTTGGAATGAAGGTGTACAAGCCGGACAAGCTTGGGTCCAACAGTTTCCCAACACGGTGAATGTGCAGGTGCTCGTTGGGATGAGTTCAGCCCAAATTTGGACGTACATGCAGCAGTATGTCTCCGGTGGGTTGGGAGTTGGCTGTCAGTATTGCCATAATATCAACAATTTCGCCAGCGATGAGTATCCCCAGAAGATCGCAGCGCGGAATATGCTGCGCCTGGTGCGTGATATTAATGCGCAATTTATCGTGAACCTGCCGGCGTGGAAGGGGAATTACGTTCAGTGTGCAACCTGTCACAATAATGCACCGGTGAATATGGAGGCGGTTGGGGCGCAGTTTATCAATTCGGTGCCGCCGATTAAGGTAACCGTCGATCCGCTCGATGCCAACGGTCAGCCAATCCTCGATCCGGCTCAGAAGCCGGAAGAGATCCGTGGGCAGGTACTGCTCAAAGATGCTATCTTGTACTACATCTATAACTATCAGGTCTGGAAGCCGTTCGATCCGGCTGATCCGGAAAGCGGGCGTGGTTCACTGGCGCTGACCTACGAGGGCGGACGCACGCAAGACCAGGTGACGATCAATCAGAATGTGATGAATTATCAGTCATGGTCGCTTGGGGTCGGTTGTACCTTCTGCCACAACTCGCGTAACTTTGTTGCCTATGAGCTGAACCCTGCTGGCGACAATGTGCTCAATCCGGCGTATGCCTACAATAAGTTGAAGACACAGCGGATGTTGTTACTGACAACGTGGCTGGCCGAGAATTGGACGAAGTATGGCGCGATTGGTAAGGCAGACGTGCCGACCGGTAAGGATGCGGCAAGCCCTTACTCGTATCGCCGCCTCGGTGATGGGCAAGTTTACAACATCCCTGGTTGCTATACGTGTCACCGTGGTAATAATATCCCGCTCACCTCGATTAATCAGGCCAATATCCCGGCCGGTGATGCTGGTGTTGTCGTGTTGCCGCCGCAGATTCGTGGGAATTAA
- the chlG gene encoding chlorophyll synthase ChlG yields MSDTSDRTSLTAPSPLPVTDRPQSRWSWLHNSIQLMKPVTWFAPTWAFMCGAIASGAVGWNESIGRLLLGMFMAGPILCGLSQVVNDYADREVDAINEPHRLIPSGQVSLRHVYILTAVLTWIGTSIALFLGREVAFFVALGLLFALAYSLRPIRGKRNGWIGNALVAISYEGLAWMAGHAAFAPLTGESVTIALLYSLGAHGIMTVNDFKSMKGDTLMGIRSIPVQYGKVMAARMVVITMGVAQIAVIGLLYHWGHPVAATVVFLLLAAQSIPNARFIRDPEHNEVFFNATAIMLYVWGMLAAAIGLAA; encoded by the coding sequence ATGAGCGATACGAGCGACCGCACCAGCTTAACTGCACCTTCGCCACTGCCGGTAACCGATCGGCCCCAATCACGCTGGTCGTGGCTCCATAACTCGATCCAATTGATGAAGCCGGTGACGTGGTTCGCCCCGACATGGGCGTTTATGTGTGGCGCCATCGCCAGCGGTGCTGTCGGCTGGAACGAGTCGATCGGTCGCTTGTTGCTCGGTATGTTTATGGCCGGGCCGATCTTGTGTGGGTTGTCGCAGGTGGTGAATGATTACGCCGACCGTGAGGTTGATGCGATTAATGAACCACACCGCTTAATTCCATCCGGTCAGGTCTCGCTACGCCATGTCTATATTCTGACCGCAGTGCTGACGTGGATCGGTACGAGTATTGCGCTGTTCCTGGGGCGTGAAGTGGCGTTTTTCGTCGCTTTGGGGTTGTTGTTTGCGTTGGCGTATAGCTTGCGTCCGATCCGTGGTAAGCGCAACGGGTGGATTGGGAATGCATTGGTAGCGATCTCTTACGAGGGATTGGCGTGGATGGCCGGGCACGCCGCGTTTGCGCCGCTGACCGGTGAGAGTGTGACGATTGCCCTGCTCTATTCGCTCGGTGCACACGGTATTATGACCGTCAATGATTTCAAGAGCATGAAGGGCGATACGCTCATGGGGATTCGTTCGATCCCGGTGCAGTACGGTAAGGTTATGGCCGCACGGATGGTCGTCATTACCATGGGCGTAGCTCAGATCGCCGTGATCGGTTTACTTTACCACTGGGGACACCCCGTAGCGGCAACGGTGGTCTTTCTGTTGCTTGCGGCACAGAGCATTCCGAATGCTCGCTTCATCCGTGACCCCGAACACAATGAAGTCTTCTTTAATGCTACGGCAATTATGCTCTACGTTTGGGGGATGTTAGCAGCAGCAATTGGTTTGGCAGCATGA
- a CDS encoding geranylgeranyl diphosphate reductase — protein MAPRVLIVGASVGGATAAITLRSFGIETILIEKELVKAKPCGGAVPPAAFREFDLPTSLIDRKVRQCLIVSPSGQETRVPVAGTVPSEDDYVAMVRREVFDSFLRRRAQERGAELIHAQLIGLRVDRRGVEATYRTPSGHEGSVWADVVIGADGAYSPTAKFLGLPNLPRAVAMQERIKLPPDKMARWEETADLYLGHEVSPDLYAWAFPKRDHIAVGIGAGPRHGSAAKQLLNNLKRRLGSALDGGQVILREAHALPMEPRPHLAFDRVMFIGDAAGLVVHTSGEGIYWAMKSGQMAAQTLAEYLDAPSEANLRTYERRWWKQYGTMYRFLRFLQVWGYGNERQMEVFTEMCRNYDVQRLTFDSYMHKQMAPAPWLAQLRMTAEIIASEVRNYVRPRTPLREQLGLTIVEKQKQRVAAAD, from the coding sequence ATGGCTCCACGCGTTCTGATTGTCGGCGCATCGGTGGGTGGGGCGACCGCAGCGATTACGCTGCGGTCGTTCGGTATCGAGACGATACTGATCGAGAAGGAACTGGTCAAGGCAAAGCCGTGCGGTGGTGCAGTGCCGCCCGCCGCGTTTCGTGAGTTTGATTTGCCGACGAGCTTGATCGATCGTAAGGTGCGCCAGTGTCTGATCGTGTCGCCTTCCGGCCAAGAGACTCGTGTTCCGGTAGCGGGTACGGTTCCGAGTGAGGATGATTATGTGGCAATGGTGCGGCGCGAAGTGTTCGATAGCTTCTTGCGTCGGCGGGCACAAGAGCGTGGTGCTGAGTTGATCCATGCCCAACTGATCGGCCTGCGGGTTGATCGGCGTGGTGTTGAGGCGACATACCGCACCCCCTCCGGTCACGAAGGGTCGGTGTGGGCCGATGTGGTGATCGGAGCTGATGGTGCCTATTCGCCGACGGCTAAGTTTCTCGGCTTGCCGAATCTACCCCGTGCAGTGGCCATGCAAGAGCGGATTAAACTGCCACCCGATAAGATGGCCCGCTGGGAAGAGACGGCCGATCTGTACCTTGGGCACGAAGTTAGTCCTGATTTGTACGCATGGGCCTTCCCCAAACGTGACCACATTGCCGTCGGGATCGGCGCCGGCCCCCGTCATGGCTCGGCGGCTAAGCAATTGCTGAACAATCTCAAGCGGCGGCTCGGTTCGGCCCTCGATGGTGGGCAAGTCATCTTGCGGGAAGCCCATGCCTTGCCGATGGAGCCTCGTCCGCACTTAGCCTTCGATCGGGTGATGTTCATCGGTGATGCCGCCGGCTTAGTGGTGCATACCTCCGGTGAGGGGATTTATTGGGCGATGAAGAGTGGGCAAATGGCGGCACAAACACTGGCTGAGTATCTCGATGCGCCGAGTGAGGCCAACCTACGCACCTACGAGCGACGGTGGTGGAAGCAGTACGGTACGATGTACCGCTTCCTGCGTTTCTTGCAGGTCTGGGGGTATGGTAATGAGCGGCAGATGGAGGTGTTTACCGAGATGTGCCGCAACTACGATGTACAACGTCTGACGTTCGATAGTTACATGCACAAGCAGATGGCACCGGCGCCGTGGTTGGCTCAGTTGCGGATGACTGCCGAAATCATCGCCAGCGAAGTTCGTAACTATGTGCGGCCACGGACACCGCTCCGTGAGCAACTCGGTTTGACGATAGTCGAGAAGCAGAAGCAGCGGGTTGCGGCAGCAGATTAG
- a CDS encoding cupredoxin domain-containing protein: protein MRRWWMLVFGFVLVLAALSACSRQPTASTEINVVLTDYKFEPDTLIIPPGKEITLHLTNKGAIEHELVIMKYGTTVGDSFGDEDEENIYWEIEVKPGESTTVTFTSPDMAGQYQFVCGIEGHFTAGMHGTMTVLETVAQR from the coding sequence ATGCGACGATGGTGGATGCTGGTGTTCGGGTTCGTATTGGTACTTGCAGCACTGAGTGCGTGTAGCCGCCAACCAACTGCTTCTACAGAGATTAACGTTGTCCTGACCGATTATAAGTTTGAACCGGATACACTCATTATTCCGCCCGGTAAAGAGATTACACTGCACCTGACCAATAAAGGCGCCATCGAACACGAGCTGGTGATTATGAAATACGGAACCACTGTCGGTGATAGTTTTGGCGACGAAGATGAAGAGAATATCTATTGGGAAATTGAGGTAAAACCCGGTGAAAGTACCACAGTGACGTTTACGTCACCTGACATGGCCGGTCAGTACCAATTTGTCTGTGGCATCGAGGGTCATTTCACCGCCGGGATGCATGGCACGATGACGGTTCTCGAAACCGTTGCCCAGCGCTAA
- a CDS encoding dihydroorotate dehydrogenase-like protein, with protein MIDLSTTYLGMKLRTPIVAAASPISRNVELVRQLEEAGLGAVVMYSLFEEQIIQQSLELDRMLSHGAESFAEALSYLPEHGAYSTGPERYLEQVAALKQGLSIPVIGSLNGVSKGGWVHYARLIQEAGADALELNIYFVPIDTNITSSELEDIYVDLVKAVRAEISIPLAVKIGPYFTALPNFAWRLMEAGANALVLFNRFYQPDFDLEQLSVRPNLQLSTSAELRLSLRWIALLYGRIPLEFALSSGVHNAIDVLKGLMAGANVTMIASAFLRGRATDVLRTILHDMELWLTEHEYESIAQLHGSMSQRAVAEPAAFERANYIRVLDDYRPPYALGSHTDLTGRMLYPFLGDEV; from the coding sequence ATGATCGACCTTAGTACCACCTATCTGGGCATGAAGCTGCGCACACCAATCGTGGCCGCAGCCTCACCCATCAGCCGCAATGTCGAACTTGTCCGCCAACTGGAAGAGGCCGGACTAGGGGCAGTGGTGATGTACTCGCTCTTCGAAGAGCAGATCATCCAGCAGAGCCTCGAGCTGGACCGTATGCTGAGCCATGGAGCCGAGAGCTTCGCCGAAGCCCTCAGCTATCTGCCCGAACACGGAGCATATAGCACCGGCCCCGAACGCTACCTCGAGCAGGTAGCCGCCCTAAAACAGGGCCTGAGCATTCCGGTCATCGGTAGCCTCAACGGCGTCTCGAAGGGAGGTTGGGTGCATTACGCACGCTTGATCCAGGAAGCCGGTGCTGATGCGCTCGAACTCAACATCTACTTTGTGCCAATCGATACCAACATCACCAGCTCCGAACTTGAAGACATTTATGTCGATTTGGTTAAAGCAGTGCGTGCTGAGATCAGTATCCCACTGGCGGTGAAGATCGGCCCCTACTTCACCGCCCTCCCCAACTTCGCATGGCGACTGATGGAAGCGGGAGCAAATGCGTTGGTATTGTTCAACCGCTTCTACCAACCTGATTTCGATCTCGAACAGCTCTCGGTGCGCCCCAATTTGCAACTGAGCACTTCAGCAGAATTGCGGCTATCACTGCGCTGGATCGCTTTACTCTACGGACGCATCCCGTTAGAGTTTGCCCTGAGCAGCGGTGTTCACAATGCCATCGACGTACTCAAAGGCCTGATGGCCGGGGCCAACGTAACGATGATCGCATCGGCGTTCCTGCGAGGACGCGCTACCGATGTCCTACGCACGATTTTGCACGACATGGAGTTGTGGCTCACCGAACACGAATATGAATCGATAGCACAACTGCACGGCAGCATGAGCCAGCGCGCCGTCGCCGAACCGGCCGCCTTTGAGCGCGCAAACTACATTCGCGTCCTCGATGATTATCGTCCGCCTTACGCCCTTGGGAGCCATACCGATCTGACCGGACGGATGTTGTATCCGTTCCTCGGTGATGAAGTATAA